A window from Vicinamibacteria bacterium encodes these proteins:
- a CDS encoding outer membrane beta-barrel protein: MIFRLAHVLALALMLSVFAFAPVPARAQAHKFKLGGGAGFAVLENPEVDHGRTATVGGFFGLRFSDNLSLEGGFSFARSNREFNENGEPIDQVQGIPAFRFETNRYHLDGSFVFHLGRRQPFHAFLLAGGGVVRRDEKRTDIFFTFDPVTNQILDRTEEVILDTKEYEPTGHFGGGFDLYFLYNLAARVEFRQWLPQTTEKRTRMFFFAATYFF, translated from the coding sequence GTGATCTTCCGCCTCGCGCACGTTCTCGCACTAGCGTTGATGCTCTCCGTATTCGCTTTCGCCCCCGTCCCTGCTCGCGCGCAGGCCCATAAGTTCAAGTTGGGAGGAGGAGCGGGGTTCGCGGTCCTCGAGAACCCCGAGGTCGATCATGGGCGCACGGCCACCGTAGGCGGCTTTTTCGGACTCCGATTCAGCGACAATTTGAGCTTGGAAGGGGGCTTCAGCTTCGCTCGGTCCAACCGCGAGTTCAACGAGAACGGCGAGCCGATCGACCAGGTCCAGGGCATTCCCGCGTTCCGGTTCGAGACGAACCGGTACCATCTGGACGGATCGTTCGTTTTTCACCTCGGACGGAGGCAGCCTTTTCACGCTTTCCTCCTCGCTGGAGGAGGCGTGGTGCGGCGCGACGAGAAACGCACCGACATCTTCTTCACGTTCGACCCAGTGACGAACCAGATACTCGACCGGACCGAAGAAGTCATCCTCGACACCAAGGAGTACGAGCCCACGGGACATTTCGGCGGAGGATTCGACCTCTACTTCTTGTACAACCTCGCCGCACGCGTCGAGTTTCGCCAATGGCTGCCCCAGACTACGGAGAAACGCACCCGAATGTTCTTCTTCGCCGCCACCTACTTCTTCTGA